The sequence below is a genomic window from Brevibacillus laterosporus.
GTACAAAATATACATTCCATTTGAGAGATGCTAAATGGAGTAATGGTGAGCCTTTAACAGCTCATGACTTTGAATTTGCTTGGAAACGAGCATTGGATCCTGCTACAGCTTCTAACTATGCATACCAACTCGACTACATTAAGGGTGGAGAAGCTTTTAGAACAGGCAAAGGTAAAAAAGAGGATGTAGGAGTAAAAGCTACTGACGATAAAACATTGGAAGTAGAATTGGCTAACCCAACTCCGTTCTTCCTAGAATTGACTAGCTTCTATACGTACTATCCTGTAAATAAGAAATTGGTTGAATCCAACAAAGACTGGGCAAAAGAAGCTAAGACGATTGTTGGTAATGGACCATTTAAGATGACGAATTGGGAACACAAAAGTAAGTTGACACTTGAAAAGAACGAACATTACTGGGATGCTGATGTTGTAAAAATCGACAAAATTGAATTCTCAATGGTTGAGGATGAGAATACAGAGCTTTCCATGTATCAAAATGGAGAGTTAGATTGGGCTGGTGCTCCATTAAGTAACGTTCCTTTGGATTCTATTCCAGCGCTGCAACAAAGTAATGAACTAATTACAAAACCGAAAGCATCTATTTACTGGTACAAATTTAATACAGAAAAAGCACCGTTTAACAACGTGAAAATCCGTAAAGCATTTGCCTATGCGGTTGATCGTGAAGCCATCGTTAAAAACGTAACGCAATCAGGACAACAGCCTGCAATGGGTATGCTACCTCCTACAATGTCTTTCAATAAAGAAGGTTATTTTAAAGATAACGATGTAGACACAGCTAAGCAGTTACTCCAAGAAGGTATGAAAGAGCTGGGCATAACAAAGCTTCCACCAGTAACCATTTCTATCAATACATCTGAAAACCATAAAAAAATTGCTGAGGCAGTTCAAGACCAATGGAAAAAGGCTTTAGATGTTGACGTGAGAATTGAAAACGCCGAGTGGAAAGTATATTTGGATAAACTACACCAAGGTAACTACCAAGTAGGACGTATGGGCTGGAATGCTGACTTTAACGATCCAATTAACTTTATTGAACTATTCCGTGACAAAAAGGGCGGAAACAACGATACGAACTGGGAAAATGCTGAATACAAAAAACTTGTAAACGACTCCCAAAAAGAGCTAGACAAGGCCAAACGTGACGAAATACTACAAAAGGCAGAAGAAATCTTTATGGACGAATTGCCAGTTGTTCCAGTTTACTACTACACTGATTCTTGGGTGCAAAATCCTAAGCTGAAAGGTGTAAGCTTTGATGCTATGGGTAACATCGACTGGAAATGGGCAGATTTAGAAAAATAAGATCAAAAGATATAATAAAGAGAGGCAGACTATGCTTCTCTTTATTTTTTTAAACTTATAAATGTAAATTTTATAACATAAATTAAAATTAATTATTATTATAAAAGTGTTTGTTCTCGAAAAAAACAGGGTATATTTAATTGTATATATCTTTTTTGGGGGGCATATACACATGAATAAAAGCGTTTTTGCAGCTTTAAGCTCCATTTTAGTTCTTAGTACAGCTCTGGCTGGCTGTGGTACAGCCTCTGAGAATAAACCGGGAGCAGTTAGTGGTAGTGGTAGTACCCATGAACAAGTTCTACGTGTAAATTTACATTCAGAACCGCCTACTGCGGACCCTGGTTTAGCAGATGACAATGCTTCTTCTGCGATTTTGATGGCTACCTTTGATGGTTTGATGCGCTCAGGCAAAGACGGGAAAGTAACTAACTCAGTAGCGAAAGATTATAAAATTTCAGAAGATGGCAAAACTTATACATTTGATTTACGTGATTCTGAGTGGGCTAACGGTGAAAAGTTAACTGCAAAAGATTTTGAATATGCTTGGAAACGAGTACTTAATCCAAAGACAGCAGCTTCTTATGCGTATCAATTGTATTATTTGAAAAATGCAGAAGCTTATAATAAAGGGAATGCAAAGGCTGAGGACGTAGGTGTAAAAGCAATTGATGAACACACGCTTGAAGTAACCTTGAACAACCCAACGCCATTCTTCTTGGAGCTAACAGCTTTCTATACTCTTTACCCTGTAAACGAAAAAGTCGTGACATCTAGCGATAAATGGGCAGGAGAAGCAAGTACACATGTTGGTAACGGACCATTTAAAATGGAATCCTGGAAGCACAAGAATGAGATTGTCCTTGTGAAAAACGATAAATATTGGGATAAAGATAACGTGAAATTAGAAAAAATCATCTATCAAATGATCGATGATGAAAATACAGAGTTGTCTATGTTTGAAAATGGAGACCTTGATTGGGCAGGTCAACCTAATGGTATGTTACCAATTGATGCGATTGCTCCTAACAAGGCATCCGGCAAGGCACATATCCAACCTAAAGCAGGTATCTACTGGTACAAGTTTAATACGGAAAAAGCACCATTTAATAATGCGAAAATCCGTAAAGCATTTGCATACGCAATTGATCGTAAAACAATCACAGATAACATTACACAATCTGGTCAAATCCCGGCTACTAATCTTTTACCTCCAACCATGGCTTTAACAAAAGAAGGCTTCTTTAAAGATAGTGATGTGGATATGGCGAAAAAGCTTTTAGCGGAAGGTATGAAGGAAGAAGGCTTAACAAAGCTACCTCCAATCGAAATTTCCTTTAACACAGCGGAAAAACATAAGAAGATTGCGGAGACGATTCAAGATCAGTGGAAAAAAGCTTTTGATATTGAAGTGAAGCTGACTAACAAAGAGTGGAAAGTATTCATTGATGACATGCACAGAGGTAACTTCCAAGTAGGTCGCAATGGCTGGAATGCTGACTACAACGATCCAATTAGCTTCCTACAAATGTTTAAAGATAAAACAGGTGGTAACAACGACACCAAGTGGGAAAATGCAAAATACAAGGAATTGCTAAATAAAGCAGATGCCGAAACCAATCCAGATGTACGTAATGGTTATTTGGCAGAAGCCGAGAAAATCATTATGGAAGATATGCCGGTTATTCCGATTTACTTTGACTCCAATGTTTGGCTACAAAATGACAACCTGAAAGGTGTTGTTGTAGACGCAATGGGTAATGTAGATTTCAAGTTGACTTCCTTTGAATAAACATGTAGACGCAGGGAAAACAGAATAAAAGGTAACAGGGAAAACAGAGTTCCAGACGGAATTCTGTTTTTTTCTGTTTTGGTGGGACAAATGACCAAGCGAGTTGACTATCTATTTCATAGAGTAAAGAGAACGATGAGAACAAGGGAGGATGATTATGGACTGGGGAAAAATTTTGAAGATGGCGGCGACAGTTGACAAGAATAAATTAAAAACCGAATCAGGTATCCGTGAAGTCATCAAGGATTTGGGCAGGAGATCAGGAAAAGATTTATCAAAAAAGGATTTGGACAATTACACAGAGCAAGTAAAAAATTGATGCAGAAGAAAGACGTTGGAGGTATGCTGGATCAATTAAAGAAAAAAGGATTAGACCAGAGCGATCTAGACAAAATCAGAAGAGGGCTGAAGTAAAGGAGAGGGTTGTCATTTCTAGAAAGACACCTTTTAAACGTCGAAATCCAACCCAGAACAAAGAATTGGAAAGGGTGCTATCTACGCTACAGCAAAACCAGCATGTACATGTTCAACAAGAAATGGCCCATCTCCGACAAGAAATTTATGAAATTAAAAACATGCTGGGAAGATTAAGACCTGTTGAGCAAGAACGTAAAAGGCTTAGCTTTAGTCTTTTTCCAAAGAGAAAAAAACCAGAGCCTATTATTGTAGAAGAAGCTCCAAAGGCAAAGCTAGGAATTAATTTAGAGCAGGTGTTACCCTTGCTTCCTCAAATAGGTTCTATGATGCCGGAAATTAGTAAGATGGTACCTCAATTATCTACCTCCAAGATGAAGGATACAATGAAGTTATTATCTAATCCTGCGGTAGCAAATATGGTTCAACAGCTATTAGGTAATCTCCAAACAAATAGTCTACCAGTTCCAGTAAAAAATGTTTCAAAAAAACGGTAACGAAAATGAGTTTGTAAAAATGGTTCAGAAAGAGAGCATAGTAAAGAACTGTCCCTTTGAGTGAAAACTTTTGGGGACAGTTTTTTCTATGTTACGAAGTACTAAAGCTTATTTATTGTTTGAAAAGTGTGAATAGTAACCATTAACGAGATGGTTCTGCTATCATATGTAGGCGTTACCTAATAAAAGTAAGAATTTTTAGTACCAAGAGCCTAAAACTTTTTTCGACAAGTTACGTCTAAAGAAATGAACAGCAAGATAGGGGAGGAGAAATTTTGAAAAAGTTTGTTTTAGGCTTAGTTGCCTTGAGCAGTTTCATTTGGATGGCACCCCAGGCAATAGAGGCCGCGGGACAATCGACACAGGGCAATGTACAATTACGAATTGAAGGCAGGAGTATTAATGCGGAAGTTCCTCCGGTCATCTCTAAAGAACGTACCCTTGTCCCTGTTCGCGTTATTGCAGAAGGTTTGGGAGCAAAGATGGATTGGAATCAGGCTGAGCGGAAGGCCAAGATTACGAAAGATAATCAAGAGGTCGTTTTGCAGCTCAACAACAAGAATGCTTACATAAATGGTAAAGCGCAAACCTTGGAGGCTATGCCTGAGCTCGTTAATAATCGGATGTTGTTGCCTCTACGATTTGTGGGGGAAGCGCTGGGAGCTACGGTAGGATGGGATAATGACAGCCGTACGGTAATTGTCAACCAACCAATTAAGGCGCAAATTAATGGACAATCTCTGTCCGCCAGTGAAAAAGTATATCGCTGGGAGGACAAAATTTTAGTACCAGTGAAGGCAATTGCAGACAGGATGGGTGTTTCACAAGACGAACTAACTGCCAAAGCCAGTTGGAAGAAAGTGATTGATTCCACGACGACCGTTGTATCGTTACAAGATGTAGAAGCAAGTATCGGAGCAGATGTAGCAGAGTGGGATGAAAAGCGCAATGAAGTGGTAATCACTCGTATGAACAGATTGACAGGGATTGACCCACAAGATGACAGTGTTCAGATGGAAACCAGATATAAGGTAACTCCAACTGTATCAGTCTTACAAAATCCCCATCGGATTGTAATGGATTTCCCAGAAATGGAACTATCCAATAAGATGCGTGATCAGGAAAGTAAAGAGATTGTGATTGACCAAGGAAAAGATAGCGCATCTTCCGATCATTACGTCTCTCAAACAGATAGTCCAGAAAAACTAGAAAATAGGGAGCTAAACACAGGTGAGGAATCCCTTAGCACCGTCTCTCAACAGACTCAACCGCTTATTCGTACCATTCGATACAGCCAGTATCAAGACAATCCAAAAATGGTCAGAGTTGTAGTTGAATTGAATCGGGCAAGTAGTTATCAGCTAGTACCGACAAATGACGGTGTAAAACTGCAATTACAGGCCAAGCCGCAAAAAACAGGATACCTAATAGTTGTAGATGCAGGACATGGCGGACATGATGTGGGAGCCAAAGGAACGGTTGGAAACTATGAAAAAGATTTTACTTTGTCTGTAGCTAATCGTTTAGTGGAGTATCTAAAACAGCACAAAGAATTTCAAGTGGTGGCAACCCGTAGTACCGATACGTATTTGACGTTAAAGGAGCGTACAGATATAGCTAATGAGATAAATGCAGATGTATTCATCTCTGTGCATGCTAACGCCTTTAATCCCGAAACAAGAGGAACAGAAACATACTATTACAATCAGAATAGCTTGGATTTAGCTCGTGTTGTTCATAAACATTTGTTGGCAGCGACCCAATTCCCAGATCGAAAAGTAAAACAAAATAATTTCTATGTGATAAAGAACACTAATATGCCTGCGGTATTGACAGAAACAGGCTTCCTAACCAATCAAGTCGAAAATACTCAATTAATGTCGCCGCAATTTCAAGATAAAGTAGCTAAATCATTAGCAGATGCGATTGTGGAATATTATCAAACCTATTGATAAAAAAGAGGAGGGTGTGAAATGAAACGGATAGCATTTGTCATGTATGCCGTTCTTGCCCTATTGGTGGCTGCATGTAGCAATAATCCTGTGGCTGTGGAGCCAGGAAACGGCACTACATCTGAACAGACTGCTAAGGAAGAAAAGCAACAAACGCTTACGCTATACTACGTGGACAACGATGTAACTAAACTGGTGGAAGAAAAGCAACAGATTAACAAGCCAGAGTCTGATAAGGCCAAGTACGAAAAGGCAATGGAGCTACTAGGGAAACCAACCAAGCCTGAACATAATCCACTTTGGAAAGATTTCGGTTACCATTCTATTACGTTTGAAAATGGAACATTAACCATTGATGCTAAGGGAACAAACCAATACAATTTGGGTTCCGGCGGTGAGGGTTTTGCTATTGATGCGTTAAAACAGACCATGTTTCAATTCCCCGAGGTTATGAAAATCATTGTTCTCGTAGATGGTAAGGAGACAGAATCACTGATGGGGCATGTTAGTATAGATGAACCGTTAACTCGCTCTACACCATAACCATGTAGCAACCCTGAATATAATGAAGATAGAAACAAAAAGCGGTGTGTCTATAATTGACGCACCGCTTTTATAGTTTTACTTACAAGTATAAGTCATTTACTACGTACGTTGACGGTTACTCCCAAAAAACTTGATAGCATAAATTCCGGCAATACCTACTAACGTGTAAATAATACGGCTCAAGATAGAGCC
It includes:
- a CDS encoding peptide ABC transporter substrate-binding protein, which gives rise to MKKNIFVLMSSVLVLGVALAGCGGNSNTAAPGSTDASKQETNGEPKVLRMNMHTEPPTSDPGIAEDSTSGAVVRAIFDGLTRTDKDGKPQPSVAEKIDVSEDGTKYTFHLRDAKWSNGEPLTAHDFEFAWKRALDPATASNYAYQLDYIKGGEAFRTGKGKKEDVGVKATDDKTLEVELANPTPFFLELTSFYTYYPVNKKLVESNKDWAKEAKTIVGNGPFKMTNWEHKSKLTLEKNEHYWDADVVKIDKIEFSMVEDENTELSMYQNGELDWAGAPLSNVPLDSIPALQQSNELITKPKASIYWYKFNTEKAPFNNVKIRKAFAYAVDREAIVKNVTQSGQQPAMGMLPPTMSFNKEGYFKDNDVDTAKQLLQEGMKELGITKLPPVTISINTSENHKKIAEAVQDQWKKALDVDVRIENAEWKVYLDKLHQGNYQVGRMGWNADFNDPINFIELFRDKKGGNNDTNWENAEYKKLVNDSQKELDKAKRDEILQKAEEIFMDELPVVPVYYYTDSWVQNPKLKGVSFDAMGNIDWKWADLEK
- a CDS encoding peptide ABC transporter substrate-binding protein, producing MNKSVFAALSSILVLSTALAGCGTASENKPGAVSGSGSTHEQVLRVNLHSEPPTADPGLADDNASSAILMATFDGLMRSGKDGKVTNSVAKDYKISEDGKTYTFDLRDSEWANGEKLTAKDFEYAWKRVLNPKTAASYAYQLYYLKNAEAYNKGNAKAEDVGVKAIDEHTLEVTLNNPTPFFLELTAFYTLYPVNEKVVTSSDKWAGEASTHVGNGPFKMESWKHKNEIVLVKNDKYWDKDNVKLEKIIYQMIDDENTELSMFENGDLDWAGQPNGMLPIDAIAPNKASGKAHIQPKAGIYWYKFNTEKAPFNNAKIRKAFAYAIDRKTITDNITQSGQIPATNLLPPTMALTKEGFFKDSDVDMAKKLLAEGMKEEGLTKLPPIEISFNTAEKHKKIAETIQDQWKKAFDIEVKLTNKEWKVFIDDMHRGNFQVGRNGWNADYNDPISFLQMFKDKTGGNNDTKWENAKYKELLNKADAETNPDVRNGYLAEAEKIIMEDMPVIPIYFDSNVWLQNDNLKGVVVDAMGNVDFKLTSFE
- a CDS encoding AMIN domain-containing protein; protein product: MKKFVLGLVALSSFIWMAPQAIEAAGQSTQGNVQLRIEGRSINAEVPPVISKERTLVPVRVIAEGLGAKMDWNQAERKAKITKDNQEVVLQLNNKNAYINGKAQTLEAMPELVNNRMLLPLRFVGEALGATVGWDNDSRTVIVNQPIKAQINGQSLSASEKVYRWEDKILVPVKAIADRMGVSQDELTAKASWKKVIDSTTTVVSLQDVEASIGADVAEWDEKRNEVVITRMNRLTGIDPQDDSVQMETRYKVTPTVSVLQNPHRIVMDFPEMELSNKMRDQESKEIVIDQGKDSASSDHYVSQTDSPEKLENRELNTGEESLSTVSQQTQPLIRTIRYSQYQDNPKMVRVVVELNRASSYQLVPTNDGVKLQLQAKPQKTGYLIVVDAGHGGHDVGAKGTVGNYEKDFTLSVANRLVEYLKQHKEFQVVATRSTDTYLTLKERTDIANEINADVFISVHANAFNPETRGTETYYYNQNSLDLARVVHKHLLAATQFPDRKVKQNNFYVIKNTNMPAVLTETGFLTNQVENTQLMSPQFQDKVAKSLADAIVEYYQTY
- a CDS encoding spore gernimation protein, translated to MKRIAFVMYAVLALLVAACSNNPVAVEPGNGTTSEQTAKEEKQQTLTLYYVDNDVTKLVEEKQQINKPESDKAKYEKAMELLGKPTKPEHNPLWKDFGYHSITFENGTLTIDAKGTNQYNLGSGGEGFAIDALKQTMFQFPEVMKIIVLVDGKETESLMGHVSIDEPLTRSTP